The following proteins come from a genomic window of Bradyrhizobium paxllaeri:
- a CDS encoding aspartate aminotransferase family protein, which produces MLDKSARPTPVNVPNDLAAHWMPFTANRAFKKNPRLLAGAKDMHYFTVDGRKIIDGASGMWCTNAGHGRTEISSAIAKQAEALDYAPPFQFGIPQAFELASRIAELAPAGLDHVFFCNSGSEAADTALKIALAYHQINGQGSRIRLIGRERGYHGVGFGGTSVGGIVGNRKLFGSLLTGVDHLPATYDREKQAFSKGEPEYGAHFADELERLVNLHGANTIAAVIVEPMAGSTGVLPAPKDYLKRLREITQKHGILLIFDEVITGYGRLGFAFAAERYGVVPDMLTFAKGVTNGAAPMGGVLVRDTIHDAFMSGPEYAVELTHGYTYSAHPLACAAGLATLDIYRDEKLFERARELEPKFADAVMSLRKEADVVDIRTVGLTAGIDLAPLADAPGKRGFAGLNSAFHDNDLMVRVAGDTLVLTPPLIITEDQIGEIIDKVAKVIRATA; this is translated from the coding sequence ATGCTGGACAAGAGCGCCCGCCCCACCCCCGTCAACGTTCCGAACGATCTCGCCGCGCACTGGATGCCGTTCACCGCGAACCGGGCGTTCAAAAAGAACCCGCGGCTGCTCGCCGGCGCGAAAGACATGCACTATTTCACCGTCGACGGCCGCAAGATCATCGACGGCGCCTCGGGCATGTGGTGCACCAATGCCGGCCACGGCCGCACCGAGATTTCATCGGCGATCGCCAAGCAGGCCGAGGCGCTGGACTATGCACCGCCGTTCCAGTTCGGCATTCCGCAGGCATTCGAACTCGCCAGCCGAATTGCCGAACTGGCGCCCGCCGGCCTCGACCACGTGTTCTTCTGTAATTCCGGCTCGGAAGCCGCCGACACCGCGCTCAAGATCGCGCTGGCCTATCACCAGATCAACGGCCAGGGCAGCCGCATCCGCCTGATCGGCCGCGAGCGCGGCTATCATGGCGTCGGCTTCGGCGGCACCTCCGTCGGCGGCATCGTCGGCAACCGAAAGCTGTTCGGCTCGCTCTTGACCGGCGTCGACCATCTGCCGGCGACCTACGACCGCGAGAAGCAGGCCTTCAGCAAGGGCGAGCCGGAATATGGCGCGCATTTCGCCGATGAGCTCGAACGCCTCGTCAATCTGCACGGCGCCAACACCATCGCCGCCGTGATCGTCGAGCCGATGGCGGGATCGACCGGCGTGCTGCCGGCGCCGAAGGATTACCTCAAGCGGCTGCGCGAGATCACCCAGAAGCATGGCATCCTCCTGATCTTCGACGAGGTCATCACCGGCTATGGCCGGCTCGGCTTTGCCTTTGCCGCCGAACGCTACGGCGTGGTGCCTGACATGCTGACCTTCGCCAAGGGCGTCACCAACGGCGCCGCTCCGATGGGCGGCGTGCTGGTGCGCGACACCATCCATGACGCCTTCATGAGCGGGCCGGAATATGCCGTGGAACTGACCCATGGCTACACTTATTCCGCGCATCCGCTGGCCTGCGCCGCGGGCCTCGCCACCCTCGACATCTACCGCGACGAGAAGCTGTTCGAGCGCGCACGCGAGCTCGAGCCAAAATTCGCCGACGCCGTAATGTCGCTGCGCAAGGAAGCTGATGTCGTGGATATCCGTACCGTGGGTCTGACCGCCGGCATCGACCTCGCGCCGTTGGCGGATGCGCCGGGCAAGCGCGGCTTCGCCGGGCTCAACAGCGCCTTCCACGACAACGATCTGATGGTGCGGGTGGCCGGCGACACCCTGGTGCTGACCCCGCCCCTGATCATCACCGAAGATCAGATCGGCGAGATCATCGACAAGGTCGCCAAGGTGATCCGCGCGACGGCGTAA
- a CDS encoding response regulator: protein MAVDLSMPVLVVDDYSTMIRIIRNLLKQLGFDNIDDASDGSAALNKMRGKKYGLVISDWNMEPMTGYDLLKEVRADPNLATTPFIMITAESKTENVIAAKKAGVNNYIVKPFNAATLKTKIEAVFPDMATA from the coding sequence ATGGCGGTTGATTTATCCATGCCGGTTCTGGTGGTCGATGACTACAGCACCATGATCCGCATCATCCGAAATCTTTTGAAGCAGCTCGGCTTCGACAACATCGACGACGCCAGCGATGGCTCGGCCGCACTGAACAAGATGCGCGGCAAGAAATACGGGCTGGTGATTTCCGACTGGAACATGGAGCCGATGACCGGCTACGACCTGCTCAAGGAAGTCCGCGCCGACCCCAACTTGGCCACCACGCCCTTCATCATGATCACGGCGGAATCCAAGACCGAGAACGTAATCGCCGCCAAGAAGGCCGGCGTGAACAATTACATCGTCAAGCCGTTCAACGCGGCGACGCTGAAGACCAAGATCGAGGCGGTCTTCCCGGATATGGCGACGGCGTAA
- a CDS encoding TIGR01459 family HAD-type hydrolase has product MTSLRFVERLSDLVNGVEVILSDIWGVVHNGLESFPEACEALHTYRQRGGTVILITNAPRPADSVQRQLRKLGVADETYDAIVSSGDLTRNFVADHPGKKIFWIGPERDSSIHRGLDAVMTPLEQADYIICTGLFDDETESAEDYRAMLLQAREHKLPLVCANPDIVVERGDRLIYCAGAVAELYRELGGESIFYGKPHRPIYDRAMALAAERRGQPTSLDRVLAIGDSVRTDLTGALGFGIDCLFLTRGIHSEEFEGIDQLDAASVKELFGHPPRALMRELRW; this is encoded by the coding sequence ATGACTTCATTGCGCTTCGTGGAGCGGCTGAGCGACCTCGTGAACGGCGTGGAGGTCATCCTCTCCGACATCTGGGGTGTGGTGCATAACGGGCTCGAATCCTTTCCTGAAGCTTGCGAGGCGCTGCACACCTATCGCCAGCGCGGCGGCACCGTCATCCTGATCACCAACGCGCCGCGGCCGGCCGATTCCGTGCAGCGGCAATTGCGCAAGCTCGGCGTCGCCGATGAAACCTACGACGCCATCGTCTCTTCCGGCGACCTGACCCGGAACTTCGTCGCCGACCATCCCGGAAAGAAAATATTCTGGATCGGTCCGGAGCGGGACTCGTCGATCCATCGCGGGCTCGACGCCGTGATGACGCCGCTGGAGCAGGCCGATTACATCATCTGCACCGGCCTGTTCGACGATGAAACCGAATCGGCGGAAGACTATCGCGCGATGCTGCTGCAGGCGCGCGAGCACAAGCTGCCGCTGGTTTGCGCCAACCCCGACATCGTGGTCGAACGCGGCGACCGCCTGATCTATTGCGCGGGCGCCGTCGCCGAGCTCTATCGCGAGTTGGGCGGCGAATCGATCTTCTACGGCAAGCCGCACCGGCCGATCTATGACCGCGCCATGGCGCTCGCCGCCGAACGCCGCGGCCAGCCGACCTCGCTCGACCGCGTGCTGGCGATCGGGGACTCGGTGCGGACCGATCTCACGGGTGCCTTGGGCTTCGGAATCGATTGTCTTTTCCTGACCCGCGGCATTCATTCCGAGGAATTCGAAGGCATCGACCAGCTCGATGCGGCCTCGGTGAAGGAGCTGTTCGGTCACCCGCCCCGCGCGCTGATGCGGGAGCTGCGGTGGTAG
- the lspA gene encoding signal peptidase II: MSGLEHARTPHLRAGVIAAALTLVLDQASKLWLLYVFDLANRGAVRVTPFFDLVLAWNVGISFGWFQTDNQLAQLALMAIKAVAVIVLGIWMARSSTLLATLALGLIIGGAVGNGIDRFLHGAVVDFALFHIEIGGKTFNWYVFNLADVAIVAGVAGLLYDSFLGVPAAKAP; encoded by the coding sequence GTGTCTGGCCTCGAACACGCACGCACCCCTCACCTGCGCGCCGGGGTCATTGCCGCGGCCCTGACGCTGGTGTTGGACCAGGCTTCGAAACTCTGGCTGCTCTACGTGTTCGACCTCGCCAATCGCGGTGCGGTCAGGGTCACGCCGTTCTTCGACCTGGTGCTGGCCTGGAATGTCGGCATCAGCTTTGGCTGGTTCCAGACCGATAACCAGCTCGCCCAACTCGCGCTGATGGCGATCAAGGCGGTCGCGGTGATCGTGCTGGGGATCTGGATGGCGCGCTCCAGCACGCTTCTAGCGACGCTGGCGCTGGGCCTGATCATCGGCGGGGCGGTCGGCAACGGCATCGACCGCTTCCTGCACGGCGCGGTGGTCGATTTCGCCCTTTTCCACATCGAGATCGGGGGAAAAACCTTCAATTGGTACGTGTTTAACCTCGCGGATGTAGCCATTGTTGCCGGGGTAGCGGGCCTATTGTATGACTCGTTCCTAGGGGTACCCGCCGCAAAAGCGCCCTGA
- a CDS encoding sugar O-acetyltransferase: MNKTEKQKMLAGEFYRPGDPELQADAAANKAWLARYNAALAAPVAERHALLSSHFGHVGASAVIRPPFFCDYGYNIRLGDEVFLNFNCVILDVVEVVIGDRTQIGPATQIYAADHPRDAETRRTGLEFGRPVRIGSDVWIGGGAIILPGVTIGDGAVIGAGSVVTRDVAAGVTVAGNPARPRTK, encoded by the coding sequence TTGAACAAGACGGAAAAACAAAAAATGCTGGCCGGCGAGTTCTATCGCCCCGGCGATCCCGAACTTCAGGCCGATGCCGCCGCCAACAAGGCCTGGCTGGCGCGCTACAACGCGGCGCTCGCGGCACCTGTGGCTGAGCGGCATGCGCTGCTCTCGTCCCATTTCGGCCATGTCGGCGCCAGTGCCGTGATCCGTCCGCCGTTCTTTTGCGATTATGGCTACAACATCCGGCTCGGCGACGAGGTGTTTCTCAATTTCAACTGCGTCATCCTCGACGTGGTCGAAGTCGTGATCGGCGACCGCACCCAGATCGGACCGGCGACGCAAATCTACGCCGCCGACCACCCGCGCGACGCCGAAACGCGCCGCACCGGCCTCGAATTCGGCCGTCCAGTGCGGATCGGCAGCGACGTCTGGATCGGCGGCGGCGCGATCATCCTGCCCGGCGTCACGATCGGCGACGGCGCGGTGATCGGCGCCGGCAGCGTGGTAACGCGGGATGTCGCCGCGGGCGTCACAGTCGCCGGAAACCCGGCCCGGCCGCGCACAAAGTGA
- a CDS encoding EAL domain-containing protein: MIRISTIFIAICMVLVAASLGLVLHAVAGFSGTESAIVALTALTFLILYNAVSMRLRDRSDVGGQIADLSRGTADLARQVAEFGRRLAAVEGRLVSANSASSDRIQAVVGEISELGVLVKQLAVSVASHEDLLASGAAAAASAPARPDPEPQHEPAVAAEQAAPAARPTPAAAAKPAPVEAASPSRNQPQLLAAVKNAVEESRLDIYLQPMVTLPQRKVRFYEAVTRLRDDRDQILAADDFIPTAEAGGLIGKIDHMVMLRCVQVLRRLMVRNKDVGVFCNVSAATLGNPANFAQCLDFLEANRALAPSFVLEFKQAAFRHLRPTEIENLAALSQRGYRFSIDHVTDLRIEPRDLADRGVRFIKVPAALLLDPKQSSTSDIHPSDLSDLLGRFGIDLIAEKIEGERAVVDLLDYDVRFGQGFLFAPPRPLRPEGASATGGATANKDSANPNGSSNTVPMAGPAAEPPMRATGNAALARRAAGPG, translated from the coding sequence ATGATTCGCATTTCGACGATTTTCATCGCCATCTGCATGGTGCTGGTTGCAGCCTCCCTCGGCCTCGTCCTGCATGCGGTGGCGGGTTTTAGCGGCACCGAATCCGCGATCGTGGCGCTTACCGCGCTTACCTTCCTGATCCTCTACAACGCCGTGTCGATGCGGCTGCGCGACCGCTCCGACGTCGGCGGCCAGATCGCCGATTTGTCGCGCGGCACCGCCGACCTTGCGCGTCAGGTCGCCGAGTTCGGCCGCCGGCTCGCCGCCGTCGAGGGCCGGCTGGTGTCGGCGAACTCCGCAAGCTCTGACCGCATCCAGGCCGTGGTCGGCGAGATCAGCGAACTCGGCGTGCTGGTCAAGCAACTGGCCGTCTCGGTGGCGAGCCATGAGGACCTCCTGGCCTCGGGTGCGGCGGCCGCAGCCTCCGCCCCGGCCCGGCCGGATCCCGAACCCCAGCACGAACCGGCGGTCGCCGCCGAGCAGGCGGCGCCCGCCGCCAGGCCCACGCCGGCTGCAGCCGCAAAGCCGGCACCGGTTGAAGCCGCTTCGCCCTCGCGCAACCAGCCGCAACTGCTTGCTGCGGTGAAGAACGCCGTCGAGGAAAGCCGGCTCGACATCTACCTGCAGCCGATGGTGACGCTGCCGCAGCGCAAGGTGCGCTTCTACGAGGCGGTGACGCGGCTGCGCGACGACAGGGATCAGATCCTCGCCGCCGACGATTTCATCCCCACCGCCGAAGCCGGTGGGCTGATCGGCAAGATCGATCACATGGTGATGCTGCGCTGTGTCCAGGTGTTGCGCCGCCTGATGGTGCGCAACAAGGACGTCGGCGTGTTCTGCAACGTCTCGGCGGCGACGCTCGGCAATCCCGCCAACTTCGCGCAGTGCCTCGACTTCCTCGAGGCCAATCGGGCGCTGGCGCCGTCCTTCGTGCTCGAATTCAAGCAGGCGGCGTTCCGCCATCTCCGCCCGACCGAGATCGAAAATCTCGCCGCGCTGTCGCAGCGTGGCTACCGCTTCTCGATCGATCATGTCACCGACTTGCGGATCGAGCCGCGCGACCTTGCCGATCGCGGCGTCCGCTTCATCAAGGTGCCGGCGGCATTGCTGCTCGATCCCAAGCAGAGCTCGACCTCGGACATTCACCCGTCCGACCTTTCCGACCTGCTCGGCCGCTTCGGCATCGACCTGATCGCCGAGAAGATCGAAGGCGAGCGCGCGGTGGTGGACCTGCTCGACTATGACGTGCGGTTTGGACAGGGGTTCCTGTTTGCGCCGCCGCGGCCGTTGCGGCCCGAGGGGGCATCTGCTACCGGCGGGGCGACAGCAAACAAGGACTCCGCCAATCCCAATGGCTCCAGCAACACCGTCCCTATGGCCGGCCCGGCCGCAGAGCCTCCAATGCGGGCAACCGGCAATGCCGCACTGGCGCGCCGTGCCGCAGGGCCGGGCTAA
- a CDS encoding bifunctional riboflavin kinase/FAD synthetase — MTGFTVIRDTTPAADIPRGSVVAMGNFDGVHLGHRAVIDAALRMGRAHGKPAFALTFEPHPRTFFSPNSPQFRLSDEPNKLRLLAGTGLNGAVVMTFDKTRAGTSAQDFIHHDLIERLGVSGIAVGYDFHFGKGRAGSPSLLVSEAPRLGIEVDVQAHVDIEERPVSSSAIRMALAEGQIDEATAMLGGPWFVSGEVIHGEKRGRDLGYPTANIRLDKNCSLKHGIYAVRIGRGAERFDAVASFGRRPTFDNGAPLLEVFLFDFTGDLYDTVLDVAFIGFIRDELKFDNIEALIRRMDDDSARARAALAAAPDAFPRLGTIG; from the coding sequence ATGACTGGTTTTACCGTTATCCGAGACACCACCCCTGCCGCCGATATCCCCCGAGGGTCGGTGGTCGCCATGGGCAATTTTGACGGCGTCCACCTGGGCCACCGGGCCGTGATTGACGCCGCCTTGCGGATGGGCCGCGCCCACGGCAAGCCGGCTTTCGCCCTCACCTTCGAGCCGCATCCGCGCACCTTTTTCAGCCCGAACAGCCCGCAGTTCCGCCTCTCGGACGAGCCCAACAAGCTGCGCCTGCTGGCCGGCACCGGGCTCAACGGCGCCGTCGTGATGACCTTCGACAAGACCCGCGCCGGAACCTCGGCGCAAGATTTCATTCACCATGACCTGATCGAGCGCCTCGGCGTCAGCGGCATCGCGGTCGGCTACGACTTCCATTTTGGCAAGGGCCGGGCCGGCTCGCCGAGCCTTTTGGTCAGCGAGGCGCCGCGGCTCGGCATCGAGGTCGACGTCCAGGCCCATGTCGATATCGAGGAGCGGCCGGTGTCCTCCAGCGCGATCCGCATGGCGCTGGCGGAGGGCCAGATCGACGAGGCCACCGCCATGCTGGGCGGGCCGTGGTTCGTCAGCGGCGAGGTGATCCATGGCGAGAAGCGCGGCCGCGATCTCGGCTACCCCACTGCCAATATCCGCCTCGACAAGAATTGCAGCCTGAAGCACGGCATCTATGCTGTTAGGATCGGCCGCGGTGCCGAGCGGTTCGATGCGGTCGCCAGCTTCGGCCGCCGCCCGACCTTCGACAATGGCGCCCCGCTGCTGGAAGTGTTCCTGTTCGACTTCACGGGCGACCTCTATGACACCGTGCTCGACGTCGCCTTCATCGGTTTCATCCGCGACGAACTGAAATTCGACAACATCGAAGCGTTGATACGTCGGATGGACGATGACAGCGCCAGGGCGCGCGCGGCCCTTGCCGCAGCGCCGGACGCATTTCCCAGGCTCGGAACGATCGGTTGA